TGAGTATCCAGgttactgtgtttttatttctgtgctaAGCTTAGGGAGACATCCAGAAAGATtgctgtttcctttaaaaaacaaaaacaaaaatctttatttggaaataatttcagactcacagaaaagttgcaaaaataggacaaaaatttCTGTATGCCTTTAATCTGGGTTTCCCAAATGTTAACCTATTGTATTTGCTTCATCATTCtttctataaatacatattttcccccaaaaccaCTTTAGAGTAAATTGCATACATGATGTCCTTTTACCCCTAAATACCTCAATGTATATTTCCTAGAACCAAGAAGTTCTTTTATAAACTACAGCACAATCATCAAAATCAGGAATTTCATAGTTaggggggtacctggctggctcatgtgactcgatctcagagtcatggtttgagtcccatgtagggcagagagtttacttaaaaaaaaaaagaaaagaaaagaaaaggaaattaacatttatatacaCTATTATCAAACCATTGACCTTGTTAATATTTTACTAGCTTCTTATTAATGTCTTctatcacaaaagaaaaacattttctcctgGTTTAGGATCCAATTCATGATCACATGTTGCTTTGAGTTTTCCTATCTCTTTAGTTTCCTTGAATCCTAAActtgtgtctttcatgacctagacatttttgcaaagtacaggccagttattttgtaaaatgttcctcagtttgggtttattggatatttcctcatgattagatttaggCTCTGCGCTTTGGCTGGGAAGCACAGAAGTGATGCGTATCCTCCTTCGTGCGTCGTATCAGACGGCACATGATACCTGTTTGTCCTGTTTATTGCGGGGTTTACCCTTGTCACTTGGTTAAGGAAGTTTCTGCCAGCTTTCTCCACCTTTAAATTACTATGTTTTCCCTTGTAATTAATCTTTTGCTGCCTTTTTAAGGTTGCCAGTTCAAGACTGCCTATGGCATGAAGGACATGGAGcgtcatttaaaaattcacactgGTAAGTGACATTTCTTTGGCACATCTGCCGGGAACGTGTGCTCAGTGCTAGGAGCCGGGGATCCAGACGAGCCAGACGTATGATAAGACACAGAACCTCGCTGGTTGTCacaggaaaacaaacagaaattcaataaaaataagatggtGTTTCCACACATGATTTTGGCAGAAAATGCTTAAAGCAATAAAATCCAGTGCTGGAACAGATAGGAGCAAACTTAGCTGGTGGAGGTGTGAATGGCTCCAACTGTTTTGACAATATGccagaattaattaaaatttaaatgtacatattcgggcagcccgggtggctcagaggtttaggcactgccttcggcccagggcctcatcctgaagacactggatcgagtcccacgtcgggctccctgcatggagcttgcttctccctctgcctgcgtctctgtctctctctgtgtctctcatgaataaataaataaaatctttaaaaaaaaataaataaataaacgtgcatattcttctcatttaaggAGATGATCctataaatgtgtatgtgtaattTTTGATACAGgaataagggagaaaaatagtaaatttttttatgtatctttacATTGTATCACTGGACACACAGCATATGTgtgttatttttgtcattttgaaggTGAAATTTAATAAGTgaatattttctggttttgtttttaaaggagagggaaagattgatggagagcctggctggctcagtcagtggaggctgtgactcttgatcttgagatcatggGTTTAAGCCCCACCTgaagtgtagagattactttaaaaaaaataaaataaaataaaataaaataaaaaggagaagaaaaggttgatgcatggaaaagaaaaatgtgcttatttctggtgattttaattttctttaatatattatttttatgtcccCCAGATTTTCTGAATGGAGAAGGAACtgcatttaaactatttttttaaaggttttatttacatattcatgagagacacagagaaaagtcagaaacataggtagagggaaaagcaggctcctcgcagggagcctgatgtggaacttgatcctggaactctgggatcatgcactgagccacccaggagttccagccactcaggagtccctagACTATTTTTAACCAAATATTAGATACTCTTAATTCAAATGAGAGAATATGAATACAGAGAATGTGTGTATAAGGTAGGGGTGTGCTGAAATTTGGCTGGGGTGTCACTAATTGCCCAAAGATTGCTATTTAGCCTCAAACCTTTGGAAGATAAAGTACCCAGCAATGATTTCTGAAATTTGTTGGCCATGGCCAGCGATTGCCTTTTTATACTGGGGTCACCATCCAATCCTAGCCAACTTCATGGTGTCACGTCATTTGGATTTACTCTAATTATCAGAATAGTAAGTTTCAAGTGTTGATAAGCATTCTCgatgtaataaaaaatgaatatctcCGTGCGGGTTTAATGAGTTCCGTCAGTCAAGTGAAGCATAGCATACTCATCGTTGCCAGAGTAGAGTGCTGTCATTATTCAGGAGGATTAAGGAAACACTGTAAATACATAAGCGAAGCTGCAACCTTAAGTCAGGTTCTGCACACCTTCAGGAAGCACCTTATACACTCACTTGGCCCAGCGTGGGCTTGTAGGATAGTTTCTCCATGACAGCAGCATCTCCAATAACATCTTCAGGCCGGAGAGGTGACAAGGTGTCTTCACCTTACTTACTTCCAGAGAGGATGGCATGGCCAGGAGCAGCACTGGCAAGCTCTTCACCAGCAGAACTAGCTGGAAACCATCCTTCACCAGCATCTGGCAGCTGCTCAGTGTGGCACATACACAGCCTGGAGACCACGGCAGCTAATCAGCCGCTGACAATCTTGAGAAATTATTGCTTGTGGATTTCTAAATTTGACTACTAACATTTCTTATTAATAGAATGATAATCTTTTAGACACTTTTAGGTATACTCTTAAATCCCAGATGTTTGCTCTGTGATAGTAGTGATCAGCTTTGGCTAACAATTGACTTTAACACTTAGCTATATAGGATTTGGTCAAaagacatatttaatatataaagtaaaaagggGAAATCCTGATTCACAACCTGCTTCCCTATCCAATATAAGCCCAGAGTCACCAGTTTTAATAATCTACTGTGTCTTGTTCTTAAATTTTGGCATACCTATGCTGAGCCAAAAACACACAGAATCTACTTTTTCCATCTCTTATTAAGTTAATATTATATATCCTATCACTGCAAATTGCTCTTTTCCACTTAATATTGGTCATCTTTCCACATCAGTAGTACATATCTGCTTCATTCTTTTCAGTGGCCTGATAGGGAACTGGTTCAATAATTGATGGTACATTCACcagtaaaatacttttaaaaatatttaaaagctttaaaagtcATGTCCTAGTTATTTCATGATGTGAACATGATCAGAATTATTTTAAGTACAAGAAAGTCAACAGGGAGGCACTGTTGTATTTGGCTCAGAGAGCAAAAGAGTTGTGGGTTTAATCCCAGTTCTTGAGAGAATCAAGGAAAACCATTATTGAGAGGCACAGTGCCTTTCAGAAAGTATTTAAGCTGATTTTAGCCAGAAAGGTTTTTGGTACCAAaaatacatacagacacacaaataACTGGAAAGATATCCATCCAGAAATCAGCAGTTGTTCACAGGGAGTAAGTTGACATGTACATTAGTGAGTATAAGTCAACGAAGCTGCTATGACAAAGAAACCCAAACACCAGCTCCCACGCGATAGGGGTTTATGTGTCTTTCAACTAAGTGTCCGGAGGTAAACAGGTGTGTAGGGCAGGCAGGTGGCTCTGTCCTACCGGATAATCCAGGGACTTAAGTTCCTTCTGCGTCATTATAATGCATCATGTCAGAGATCTGCCTTCTGCACGCAAGCTGCCCTCCCCTGCCAGTTCACCCCACATCTTGGAAACAGTTGGCAGAaagagtggaaaaagaaaaataaaagacaaaccaTGTCCTTTACAAAAGGGACACATTTACCTTCTCTGCCATTTCATAGGCGAGGACGTTGTAGCAGAATGACACCTGGCTGCAGGCGAGGCTTAGCCTTGAGCTGCCTTCCCAGGAGCTCTCCGAAAACTTAGAGCCTCTGAGTTGTAGCGTGTGTCTGTGAAGACGAGAGGAGGGAACGGGATGAGACAATCAACAGTTCCTTAATTTACTTGGCTCTACTTTAGACGTTTGCATggccttctatttttaattgataagGAATTGATTAGGAAATGAATAGGGGCCAATTAGGAACAATCTTGAAtgtaggaaaaattagaaaatcacaataggcaaaatggaaaaaaaactcCCCCTTTCCCGGGATGTTAGGTCTTGGCATATTTTCTTCTCTGGCATTTGGGGTTTCCTAAATTTTCTCTGGTGACCATGTAGTCCTCTTACCCATAAGGTAGTGGGGAAAGAAGCCTCTTTCTTGGTTAGTGTTGTTTCCTGATgccatctctgtgtgtgtgtttgaaggaGACAAGCCCCACAAGTGTGAGGTCTGTGGCAAGTGCTTCAGCCGGAAGGACAAGCTGAAGACCCACATGCGCTGCCACACGGGTGTGAAGCCCTACAAGTGTAAGACGTGCGACTACGCCGCAGCTGACAGCAGCAGCCTCAACAAACACCTGCGCATACACTCGGATGAGCGGCCCTTCAAGTGCCAGATCTGCCCCTACGCCAGCCGCAACTCCAGCCAGCTCACCGTGCACCTGCGGTCCCACACAGGTAGGTCCCTCGTACTGCTCTCGCGCTGTGCTCCTCACTTCCAGCTGCTTAAAAGCACCTTAAAGCACTGAGGCACGATCTAAGTCCACGAATGGGGACGTCCGTCCGTGGCACTGTTTGTGGGTTCACTTTGCATCCAGCTGGAAGTGCCTTTCTCAGTCGATTAGGGAAAAACCTCGAGTTTATAACCTCCTGCGTATCCTCCTGTAACTTTATAACTTATTCACTAGTAAAGTATTTAATGAGGAGGTGAGCCAAATGACGAAGAGCTATAAATATAAACAACGCCTTCTTAATACGTTTCTGCATAGTTTCTGCATCTCGATCATTTTTGAAGCAAACTCAGGTCAGCCTGGGACAGCTTCGTGGAAAAACGCAGCAGAGTAGGTAACCTAACAAATCATTCACGTTTCAAGTAGACCAGTTAGCTATTGATACAATGATGCTGTGTAACAACCACAACGAAACCTCAGTGGCAGATTATAATAAGTGGTTATTGCTCACACACTGCAGGTCTAGCCAGCTGGCTGGACACTATTGATCTTAACTGGGCTCAATCACATGTAGCAGGAAAGGCTGGGTGTCCACTGACCGTGGCTGGGGATCTGCGGCCTGTGGATTAGCTGGCTGTACACTTGGCTTAGCTGGGGCAGTCTGGCTCTGCTCCACGTGCCTCTCATCCTCTTTTTGGACCTGTGGGCTACCCCAGGCTTATCCTTCTCATGACAGTGGCAGGGGTACAAGCAAGGATGTGCCGGTGGATAAGCCCATCTCAAGCTTCTGCTTGCATCCCGTTGACTGAAGCAGGCTATGTGGTGGGGCTGGGCTCACCCACCGTGGGAGGTCACCACGAGGTTACAGGGCAAAGGCCAGAGATAGGAGGAAGGATAAAGAATTGGGACCATTTTGCAAACAACCACAGTCCACTCCACCATCACTCACAATTCGGGACATGCAGGTGTAGTCATGCCTTCCCAAGAGCCATGTAAGTCACATTCGATCACGGGATCAGGTTCAGACACCGGGATCCTGTCTGATCTCCATCAGGTCTGAATATGGCTTCTCTTGACCCAGAGACCTTTGAAGTAAACGACAAGTCATCTGTTCCTACATTCCCGATGCACCGTGGTGAAACAGAGCCAGGGTAATTCCAGTAATCCTGTTTGCAAGGGGAAGAACGGGCGGCACTTGGCAATCACTGCTCCACAGGTTACCAGAATCCCTCTGGGCAAATGTCCCCACGTCCCCACACTCCAGGGACAGGAAACGTTTCCTGGTTGGGGCTCGGCTCTGCTCCCTGGCTCCTGACTCTGCCCACTGCAGCATCCTTTCCTTCACCTGCCTGAGCCACTTCCAAAAAGTAGTGGAAAATGTACTTTTGTGAAACTTTCTCAGCCTGCTTCCTGCCTACTAAAAGTAGGACTCTTTTTAGTTGAGGGTGGTGACGGGTTTGCCAGTAGAGCCATGTGCAAAATTTCGTGAATTTCCTGTGCATCTGCGTGCCGAAAGCCACCCCACGATTCTTCCAGAGACTCTCCTTTCCTCTGAACCCCGTTGTAGGCACTTTTGGCATATGACCTTCTGTGGCTGAATCCCTTGATGTTCCTAGGAATCCTTGTCCAGCTGAAGAACCTACTTGGCGCCAACTTAATTCTTTTGGAGGTTTTTACGAAGAGCCTTATATTCATACCCATCATTTCTCATTCAGTCTTCCCCCTGAGATCACGTCCCTGGGGATGATCTTTGTCCCTAGGCTTCTGTCTTACTTTGAAGACTTTTTGCTAGTTGGAGGTGAGAAATTTTATCTAACCCAGCACATCTTTGGTTTGGTCTATTCTCTCTAAATTCCATTTAGAAaatggccatttctttttttgagtttttcGTTTCCTTATAGGACCTCATCATGTGCAGCTCGTGAGACACTTCCACTGTTCTGCCCAGAATTAATCTCTTTTGCTCAAGTCCCAAATTGAACAAGTGTATTATATTCTCTATCTTATAAGTTACTGCAGGTGACAGTTTGACCAAATGTTTGCCATTCAGTAGTGTGCACGCCACTTCTCCAGTCTTTTCTTACCATCCATCCCAATGCCCACactacatattttcatttcctgttaGGGCAGCACTCTGCTCCTAGATACCAATCTCTGTATTAGCTACCTGTTGTCACACAAATGCAGCAGAACAAATATTCCCACAAAATCTCAGTGGATGTAGTGACATGTCTTTTCCGTTGACATGCTGGGGATCACCTCGGCAGTTCTGATCTTGGCTGGACTCCATTACATGTCTGAGAATCTGCTGGCCGTGAGCTGTCTGTCCACTGGTCTTGGCTGCTGCAATCCAGCTCTGCTCCACATTTCTGTCATCCTCCTCCTGGGACCAGCAGATGCTAAGCCAGCCTCACTCTTCTCATGGTGATAGCTGATGGAGGTACAAGCAAGCAAACCCCAGTGCACAAGCCCATTTCAAGCCGTTCCTCATATCAAGTCTACTTAAGATACCATCAGCCAAATCCAATGACACAATTGTTGAGGGTCATGGCAGGTCATCCTGTTCCTATCAGGAGACAACGCACAACTACACACATGGCAGAGGTCGTGGCTACAGGGAGGGAGGCGAGGGGGTGAGCTTTGGGAACATTTTTGTCATCTACTAAAGCCAGTTAAGACATGGGCATAACCAATGGCCAACTGATGTATTTCAGAAATCTCCCCAGCCTATGTTAGATGAGCTAAAGGACTCATTTATGAAAGTGGTTCAGAATCATTTTTGACTTCTTGGGATAAACTTGCCATTTATAGTAGCATCTTCAAATTGGTCTAGAAAAGGtgcattttctaaaactttaaatttaCGCAGTGTTTCCATGGAATGTTCATTTCCCTTTTATAAATCTGTGGCATTTAGAAAATTTTACAgattgtaaaattttttttttattttttttatttttatttttattttttttttttttacagattgtAAAATTAATAGGATTTGGTTTTCATCCTTTGATCGTTTGGGTTGACTCATCATCAATGGTTTTAGCAGCAACCTAAACTCAAAAAAGATCTGTCGGCTTAAATATATCAGttgcttattcattcaacaacatTCATTAAGTCCCCACTAGGTACTAGACACTGTGAGGATCACATACTGGGCAGGAATAAATGTAATCATTAGTTTTGGAGAGCTTTTGATCCCATGGAACAATTACTGACCAGTATGCCTCAATTAAGAAatctgtggtaaaaaaaaaaaaaaagaaagaaaaaaagaaagaaagaaaagaaagaaagaaagaaagaaagaaagaaagaaagaaagaaagaaaaagatgacaaaGGGATTTAAAACCTTTGCTTTCATATCAAAGAGTGTTGTTAACTCTGCATCTCTGCTGTGAGATTTGGTTATCTGGTGTTGCTGGGTTTCACCTCTgctgattattaaaaaaaaaaaaaaggcaaaaagactGTCACTTATTTGGGCAGGGATGTAACAGGAAAACCTATTAGAATATTCTAAAGCAGGGATTCTTACTCTGGGTATACAGATACCTCCACTCAGGGATCCATGAATAGAATTTAGATGGTCCATGAACTTACATCGAAAAAAAGTTAGATCCTCATTTTCACTAACCTGTATTGAAATTGGGTGTGTCCTTCAATCATGAAAATTGGCAACTGATCCAAGAATAGTGCCTGTGAAGTTGTCTTCAGCAGAGATCACAGATCTTTTCATAACAGTTGTTGTAGATAGATCAATATATCATTTATGCTCTTCTCTATTTAGAAATTATTGTAGTTATAGATCTGCTACTAGAGCTTCTTATTTAATGCATAAATAAAGCAcacatggggcgcctggctggctcagttggtggagcatgggactcttgatcttggggttataagttcgagccccatattgggtgtagagattacttaaaagattttattaaagcacacaCATTGCTATAtcatgaattttttcttttaattttttatataactATTTCAATATACTTGGCTTCTTTTGCATTCctacagatttttatttcagtttactTTGTGTATTTAAACATTATTCTAAGAAAAGATCTGTGCATTTCACTAAACTGCCAAAAAGGAGTTGATGGCATAAAAGAAGTTAAGAATAAGATTCCAAGGCAGGAGTCCGCCAACTTTCTATAAAATGCcaaatagtaaatgttttaggctttgcaggccatactGTCTCTGTCACTACTGCTCACCCCTGCCTTTGTAGTGTAAAACAACCATAAGCAACACATGAACAAATGGGCGTGGTCTagattccaataaaattttatttataaaaacaggctgTGGGCCAGGTTTGGCCCACAGGCTATAGCTTACCATTCCTTGTTCTGGAGCTTAGTGTGGATGATCTTGGTGGTATTTAGTCATACAAAGCATTGTTTAGGTTTGAGCTTCTCAGTTTTCTAGGAGCTTGTTAAATTTGCTCCATGTCATCGTTACTTACTTGCATTTATTAAGCAGCTTACGGTGATGTTTTAGGCCTTATTACCAAAAAGCCGGAATACGATCCCATCTTTGAGCTTATGGCCTAAGAAAGCGAACATCAGGCCTATGCACAGATAATTACCCAGCATCTAAGAATACCAGCTTTGGAACCAGCCTGGGTTGGAATCCAAGCCCTGCTACGTACTACAGGGGGACAGTGAACAAGTTACGtagtctctctgggcctcatttgtACAGTAGTGTTAAGAATAATATTGATAATAGTACCCACCTCGTGGGAATGTTGAGAGCATCAAATGAGACCATTCTTGTGGAGTGCTCATCAGAGTGCCTGCCATCCTGGAAGCAACCGAAGAATGTTAGCTGCTACTTTGCTTTAACAATACTGAAATGGGCGGGGTCACCAATTTGCTTGAATTATCAGTGCCTTAGATAATTCGGACTTGCCATTCATTGAGGAAATAAATTTGGAGTATCATGTGCATTCAGATGGTTGCAATTTCACTTTGCCTGCTCATCTTTCAGcgaacatgaataaaaaaaaataataaaataaaatcaagcagcTGGATTTCGTAACTTCACAAGTAAAGAACGCAGCTGGCAATGTGGGATAAATAAATTTGGCGCAATAAACACgtctttattaataaaaatctgCATGAAGTGTAAGCTGGGCGTTTCAGTCGCTTTATACAGACGATTCTGATGAGTGAGCATGGAGCTGACGGATTCCAAAATGTGTCCTCGAATCTGTTACAACATGTAACTCAATCAAAGTGAACGGATGATGCAAAATGTACACAACTGTGAACCGTTAACTAGCAGAGTGGGTCCTTTAGCAAAATGAACGGTAGCTTGATCGTTTTAAAGAACATGAGTATGCTCACAAGTACTATTTTATGTGGGACAATGGAATAGCGCTTTTCCATCTCCCGTTTTTCCTGTGGGTTTTTATAACGGTGCTGGTGGTTTAggtttggggaaagaaaagaagcccccccaccccacccccagcccccccttttttttcctcccaggggCTGCTAGCAGCTGCAGTTAGAAGGTCTCCACCCGCCCGCCTTTGGTATAAGCGGTTTTCTGGTGTGTGCTTCGGGGGGAATCCGCTGTGGTTGTTGCCTGCCTGTTCTTATCGAAACTCACCTTGTGTTGACAGGGGACGCCCCCTTCCAGTGCTGGCTCTGTAGCGCCAAGTTCAAAATCAGCTCGGACTTGAAAAGGCACATGCGCGTGCACTCGGGGGAGAAGCCTTTCAAGTGCGAGTTCTGCAATGTCCGCTGCACCATGAAGGGCAACCTCAAGTCGCACATCCGCATCAAGCACAGCGGAAATAACTTCAAGTGCCCGCATTGCGACTTCCTGGGTGACAGCAAAGCCACCCTCCGGAAGCACAGCCGGGTGCACCAGTCGGAGCATCCCGAGAAGTGCTCGGACTGCAGCTACTCCTGCTCGAGCAAGGCGGCGCTGCGCATCCACGAGCGCATCCACTGCACCGACCGCCCCTTCAAGTGTCACTACTGCAGCTTCGACACCAAGCAGCCCAGCAACCTGAGCAAGCACATGAAGAAGTTCCACGGGGACATGGTGAAGACCGAGGTGTCGGAGAGGAAAGACGCGGGCCGCCAGAGCAGCCGGCAGGTGGCCAAGCTGGACGCCAAGAAGACTTTCCACTGTGACATATGCGACGCCTCGTTCATGCGCGAGGACTCGCTCCGCAGCCACAAGAGGCAGCACAGTGAGTACAACGAGAATAAGAACTCGGATGTGACCGTCCTGCAGTTCCAGATAGACCCCAGCAAGCAGCCGGCCGCCCCCCTCACCGTGGGCCACCTGCAGGTGCCCCTCCAGCccagccaagtgccccagttCAGCGAGGGGCGAGTCAAGATCATCGTCGGGCATCAGGTGCCCCAGGCCAACACCATCATCcaggccgcggccgccgccgtgAACATCGTACCGCCCGCCTTGGTGGCCCAGAACCCGGAGGAACTCCCCGGGAACAGCCGGCTGCAGATCCTGCGCCAGGTCAATCTGATCGCCCCCCCTCAGCCCTCGGGGTGCCCGAGCGAGGCGGGCGCGATGAGCCAGCCCGCTGTCCTGCTGACCACTCACGACCAGGCCGATGGGGCCACCCTGCACCAGACGCTCATCCCCACCACCCCAGGCAGCCCCCAGGAAGGCTCCGGCAACCAGACTTTCATCACCAGTTCGGGTATTACATGCACTGACTTTGAAGGCCTTAACGCTTTGATTCAGGAGGGGACAGCTGAAGTGACAGTGGTGAGTGATGGAGACCAAAACATCGCCGTGGCCACCACGGCCCCACCtatattctcctcctcctccc
This portion of the Vulpes lagopus strain Blue_001 chromosome 18, ASM1834538v1, whole genome shotgun sequence genome encodes:
- the ZFP64 gene encoding zinc finger protein 64 isoform X1 is translated as MNASSEGDGFPGSVQIPGGTTVLVELTPDIHICGLCKQQFNNLDAFVAHKQSGCQLTSTSGAAPSTVQFVSEETVPATQTQTTTRTITSETQTITVSAPEFVFEHGYQTYLPTESNENQTATVISLPAKSRAKKPTAPPAQKRLNCCYPGCQFKTAYGMKDMERHLKIHTGDKPHKCEVCGKCFSRKDKLKTHMRCHTGVKPYKCKTCDYAAADSSSLNKHLRIHSDERPFKCQICPYASRNSSQLTVHLRSHTGDAPFQCWLCSAKFKISSDLKRHMRVHSGEKPFKCEFCNVRCTMKGNLKSHIRIKHSGNNFKCPHCDFLGDSKATLRKHSRVHQSEHPEKCSDCSYSCSSKAALRIHERIHCTDRPFKCHYCSFDTKQPSNLSKHMKKFHGDMVKTEVSERKDAGRQSSRQVAKLDAKKTFHCDICDASFMREDSLRSHKRQHSEYNENKNSDVTVLQFQIDPSKQPAAPLTVGHLQVPLQPSQVPQFSEGRVKIIVGHQVPQANTIIQAAAAAVNIVPPALVAQNPEELPGNSRLQILRQVNLIAPPQPSGCPSEAGAMSQPAVLLTTHDQADGATLHQTLIPTTPGSPQEGSGNQTFITSSGITCTDFEGLNALIQEGTAEVTVVSDGDQNIAVATTAPPIFSSSSQQELPKQTYSIIQGGAHPALLCPADSIPD
- the ZFP64 gene encoding zinc finger protein 64 isoform X2, coding for MNASSEGDGFPGSVQSGTTVLVELTPDIHICGLCKQQFNNLDAFVAHKQSGCQLTSTSGAAPSTVQFVSEETVPATQTQTTTRTITSETQTITVSAPEFVFEHGYQTYLPTESNENQTATVISLPAKSRAKKPTAPPAQKRLNCCYPGCQFKTAYGMKDMERHLKIHTGDKPHKCEVCGKCFSRKDKLKTHMRCHTGVKPYKCKTCDYAAADSSSLNKHLRIHSDERPFKCQICPYASRNSSQLTVHLRSHTGDAPFQCWLCSAKFKISSDLKRHMRVHSGEKPFKCEFCNVRCTMKGNLKSHIRIKHSGNNFKCPHCDFLGDSKATLRKHSRVHQSEHPEKCSDCSYSCSSKAALRIHERIHCTDRPFKCHYCSFDTKQPSNLSKHMKKFHGDMVKTEVSERKDAGRQSSRQVAKLDAKKTFHCDICDASFMREDSLRSHKRQHSEYNENKNSDVTVLQFQIDPSKQPAAPLTVGHLQVPLQPSQVPQFSEGRVKIIVGHQVPQANTIIQAAAAAVNIVPPALVAQNPEELPGNSRLQILRQVNLIAPPQPSGCPSEAGAMSQPAVLLTTHDQADGATLHQTLIPTTPGSPQEGSGNQTFITSSGITCTDFEGLNALIQEGTAEVTVVSDGDQNIAVATTAPPIFSSSSQQELPKQTYSIIQGGAHPALLCPADSIPD